A region from the Oceanidesulfovibrio marinus genome encodes:
- a CDS encoding DMT family transporter, translated as MTVAQLGALMPKSSIEKGVLAALVGSLLISFDPVFIRFSGTGGFDTAFLFGLFTAISMSSVIQVTDQRGLIRVMKQSGWPLIISSLLIVGSASTFVLSVKHTDVSNTMIIMSGRPVTTAAFSWLYLREKTSPALLAAIVGVIIGMGIVVSGSLESPHLLGDALALLTVIFLGLNGALLRRYPEVSRMAVVGLAGFFMALIMFFPAQPSSYTLSTWLIMGAMGLLSAPIGRVLNGVSVRYIPAAEAALITLSSTIFAPIWAFIIFREAPTSATLLGGAVVLATIFGYIQWTRKRR; from the coding sequence ATGACAGTAGCACAGCTTGGCGCTTTGATGCCAAAAAGTTCGATAGAGAAAGGGGTGTTGGCGGCGCTGGTGGGCAGCCTGCTCATCAGCTTCGACCCGGTATTCATTCGTTTTTCAGGGACAGGCGGGTTTGATACGGCGTTCCTGTTTGGTCTGTTCACAGCCATTTCCATGTCCTCGGTTATCCAGGTCACGGATCAACGAGGGCTCATACGCGTTATGAAGCAGAGCGGCTGGCCGCTCATCATCTCCAGCCTGCTCATTGTCGGCAGCGCATCGACATTCGTCCTCAGCGTCAAGCACACGGATGTCAGCAATACCATGATCATCATGAGCGGAAGGCCCGTGACCACCGCTGCGTTCTCATGGCTTTACCTCAGGGAGAAGACGTCCCCGGCGCTGCTGGCGGCAATTGTGGGCGTGATCATCGGCATGGGCATCGTCGTGTCCGGTTCCCTAGAGTCGCCGCACCTTCTGGGAGACGCTCTCGCGCTCCTCACCGTGATCTTTCTCGGACTGAACGGAGCCCTTCTGCGACGCTACCCGGAGGTCAGCCGGATGGCAGTCGTCGGCCTTGCAGGTTTCTTCATGGCCTTGATCATGTTCTTCCCGGCGCAGCCCTCCAGCTACACCCTGTCGACCTGGCTGATCATGGGGGCTATGGGGCTGCTCTCGGCGCCGATCGGTCGCGTACTGAACGGTGTCTCGGTCCGCTACATTCCTGCTGCGGAAGCGGCATTGATCACGTTGAGCAGTACGATATTCGCCCCGATATGGGCGTTCATTATTTTCCGGGAAGCACCGACGTCAGCCACGCTGCTGGGAGGGGCCGTCGTCCTGGCGACCATTTTCGGGTACATTCAATGGACCAGAAAGCGGCGGTGA
- a CDS encoding TetR/AcrR family transcriptional regulator yields MKMDKKRELKRATILQAALETFLHDGYLGAGMDTIANRAGVTKQTVYRYFESKEVLFQAALEAQREASGRLFLDELQGEDTREALRRFAIGFLEVHMSEEHLAGVRLLLAEGPSAPEITRVHFALGPARTATALAEFLKERFHVDDPEYAVKMLLSTLLSMRMSVLVGLQPTPTHGEIVSHAERTVDLYMRLMR; encoded by the coding sequence ATGAAAATGGATAAGAAACGGGAGCTTAAGCGAGCCACCATACTCCAGGCCGCTTTGGAAACATTTTTGCACGATGGATATCTTGGGGCAGGAATGGACACGATCGCCAACAGGGCCGGTGTCACCAAGCAGACGGTATACCGCTACTTCGAGTCCAAGGAGGTCTTGTTCCAGGCGGCGTTGGAGGCCCAGCGCGAGGCGTCGGGCCGTCTCTTTCTAGATGAGCTGCAAGGAGAGGATACCCGTGAAGCCTTGCGGCGTTTCGCCATCGGCTTTCTGGAAGTCCATATGTCGGAAGAGCATCTGGCTGGCGTTCGCCTCCTGCTTGCAGAAGGGCCGAGCGCGCCGGAGATAACCCGCGTTCATTTTGCCCTGGGCCCGGCAAGAACCGCTACCGCACTTGCCGAGTTTCTGAAGGAGCGCTTCCATGTCGACGATCCGGAGTACGCGGTCAAGATGCTGCTGAGCACGTTGCTGTCCATGCGCATGAGCGTGCTAGTTGGGCTGCAGCCGACTCCGACGCATGGGGAGATAGTCAGCCATGCGGAAAGAACCGTTGATCTTTACATGCGCCTGATGCGTTGA
- a CDS encoding endonuclease/exonuclease/phosphatase family protein, translated as MISGEHDGGHQDVVFPMRVASYNVHGFRDASGAWNLERTAAVIRELDAHVVGLQEVICLRDCPLNAQFGDPRSVLADLAALTGHHAITGINMATGRSPCCNALLMRELPRDVTAQDLSLPGREPREVVSAVLGTEEHWLRVATVHVGLGFAEREGQVRRLVELVEKWGSERTVVLGDFNEWNPLSRTARRMARDLGAPKSGRTFPARFPLLPLDRMGATPDLRLRNAHAHRSALARKASDHLPLVAEVAEV; from the coding sequence GTGATCTCCGGGGAACACGATGGCGGGCATCAGGACGTTGTCTTTCCCATGCGCGTGGCCAGCTACAACGTCCACGGCTTTCGCGATGCGAGCGGTGCATGGAACCTGGAGCGCACAGCTGCAGTCATCCGCGAGCTCGACGCCCATGTGGTGGGCCTGCAGGAGGTTATCTGCCTGCGCGACTGCCCGCTGAATGCACAGTTCGGCGACCCGCGTTCGGTGCTGGCCGATCTCGCCGCTCTCACCGGGCATCACGCCATAACCGGCATCAACATGGCCACGGGCAGGAGCCCGTGCTGCAACGCTCTGCTGATGCGGGAGCTGCCGCGCGACGTGACGGCGCAGGACCTCTCGTTGCCCGGACGCGAGCCGCGGGAGGTGGTGAGCGCCGTGTTGGGAACGGAAGAGCACTGGCTGCGCGTGGCCACGGTGCATGTCGGTCTGGGCTTTGCCGAGCGGGAAGGGCAGGTGCGGCGGCTAGTGGAGCTGGTGGAAAAGTGGGGAAGCGAGCGCACAGTGGTGCTGGGCGACTTCAACGAGTGGAACCCGCTGAGCCGCACGGCCAGGCGGATGGCGCGCGATCTGGGCGCGCCGAAGAGCGGCAGGACCTTTCCGGCGAGGTTTCCGCTGCTGCCGCTGGACCGTATGGGCGCGACCCCGGACCTGCGGCTGCGGAACGCGCATGCGCACCGCTCTGCGCTGGCCAGGAAAGCCTCGGATCACCTGCCCCTGGTGGCCGAGGTGGCGGAGGTGTGA
- a CDS encoding VTT domain-containing protein, with product MNPDSYWTTVQCGRLSFLQDGAQYFPAFVEAVRQARHSVYIAGWDVDSRVALIGRDTDQPLRLGTFLDEVAMSHPGLNIYLLVWNFSLLFAAEREPAPIISLGWKRHERVHYHADGDHPFGASHHQKFVVVDDKLAFLGGMDLAVRRWDRPQHNPEDPERVDPQGEPFNPYHDVHSVLDGGAGKALGGYFRTRWLRATGVELEQVPDEVRESAYDPWPRSVTPLCRDVNVHLARTEPRHKELPEVREVESMILETIRRAKRHLYIENQYLSSHIVKKALAERLQEKECPEILIVMPEKSGSWLARNSMDALRAKILQDLREADVDSKLLIRYPACPKGLRTYIHAKLMIADDELVTMGSANLANRSMGMDTELNLAIDAVEAHNKDDVRQCIAEFRASLLREYLGMSVEAVQAFWSENPSFTALVENLGDNGYSLEPVVIDEDELRSMELLNGEERLVDPEQPVDLGRLFEIFLAEQRTSDTKKFKGLIFKAIALALLIVGGVVLWKFTGLGQDFSPDALAQWGAQLSGKIWALPVIVAVYSAAGVVIAPVTVLVVATGLVFPPYLAAIYSLAGCLANAAITYGIGQALGRNFVRKFAGRSINELSRRLARSGILTMAVVRNLPLAPYSVVNMVAGASHIGFWDYMVGTCLGMLPGVIALTVFSGSIVRAFMNPTWWRILIPLAVIGAFILFVRYLRNRYSNGDSGEESARAHGARREEQGR from the coding sequence ATGAACCCGGATTCGTACTGGACCACGGTACAATGCGGGCGGCTTTCGTTTCTGCAGGACGGCGCCCAATACTTCCCTGCGTTTGTGGAGGCTGTGCGCCAGGCGCGTCACTCGGTCTATATCGCCGGCTGGGACGTGGACAGCCGCGTGGCGCTCATAGGCAGGGACACGGACCAGCCCCTGCGTCTGGGCACGTTTCTGGACGAGGTGGCCATGAGCCATCCCGGACTGAACATCTACCTGCTGGTCTGGAACTTTTCCCTGCTCTTCGCCGCTGAGCGGGAGCCAGCCCCGATCATCTCCCTGGGCTGGAAGCGGCATGAGCGCGTGCACTACCACGCCGACGGGGATCACCCCTTTGGTGCCTCGCACCACCAGAAGTTCGTGGTCGTCGACGACAAGCTGGCCTTTCTGGGCGGCATGGACCTGGCCGTACGGCGTTGGGACCGGCCGCAGCACAATCCCGAAGATCCGGAACGGGTGGACCCGCAGGGCGAGCCCTTCAACCCCTATCACGACGTGCACTCCGTGCTGGACGGCGGGGCCGGAAAGGCGTTGGGCGGCTACTTCCGCACGCGCTGGCTCCGGGCAACAGGTGTTGAGCTGGAGCAGGTTCCGGACGAGGTGCGCGAATCGGCGTACGATCCCTGGCCGCGGAGTGTGACACCCCTCTGCCGTGACGTGAATGTGCACCTTGCCCGAACCGAGCCCAGGCACAAAGAGTTGCCCGAGGTGCGCGAGGTGGAGTCCATGATTCTGGAAACCATCCGTCGCGCAAAGCGCCATCTGTACATCGAGAACCAGTACCTCAGCTCCCACATCGTGAAAAAGGCGCTGGCGGAGCGGTTGCAGGAGAAGGAGTGCCCGGAGATACTGATCGTGATGCCGGAGAAGTCCGGCAGCTGGCTTGCGCGCAATTCCATGGACGCCCTGCGCGCCAAGATACTGCAGGATCTGCGGGAGGCGGATGTGGACAGCAAGCTGCTGATCCGCTACCCGGCGTGCCCGAAAGGGCTGCGCACCTATATCCACGCCAAGCTGATGATTGCGGACGACGAGCTGGTGACCATGGGGTCGGCCAACCTCGCGAACCGCTCCATGGGCATGGATACGGAGCTCAATCTGGCTATCGACGCGGTCGAAGCGCACAACAAAGACGACGTGCGCCAGTGCATCGCCGAGTTCCGCGCCTCGCTGCTGCGCGAGTATCTGGGCATGTCCGTGGAGGCCGTGCAGGCCTTTTGGTCCGAAAACCCGTCCTTCACGGCGCTGGTGGAAAACCTGGGCGACAACGGCTACAGCCTGGAGCCCGTGGTGATCGACGAGGATGAGCTCCGGTCCATGGAGCTCCTGAACGGCGAGGAGCGGCTGGTCGACCCGGAGCAGCCGGTGGACCTCGGCCGGCTCTTCGAAATCTTCCTGGCGGAACAGCGCACCAGCGATACCAAGAAGTTCAAGGGGCTGATCTTCAAGGCCATCGCCTTGGCGCTGCTGATCGTGGGCGGCGTCGTACTCTGGAAGTTCACCGGCCTGGGCCAGGACTTTTCTCCAGACGCCCTGGCGCAGTGGGGCGCGCAGCTCAGCGGCAAAATATGGGCGCTGCCGGTTATTGTGGCGGTCTACAGCGCGGCCGGGGTCGTCATCGCGCCGGTCACGGTGCTCGTGGTCGCCACCGGGCTCGTCTTTCCACCGTATCTGGCGGCCATATACTCCCTGGCCGGATGCCTGGCCAACGCGGCGATCACGTACGGCATCGGCCAGGCCCTGGGCAGGAACTTCGTCCGCAAGTTCGCCGGCCGCAGCATCAACGAGCTGAGCCGGCGGCTGGCCCGGAGCGGCATCCTGACCATGGCCGTGGTGCGCAACCTGCCCCTGGCGCCGTACAGCGTGGTGAACATGGTGGCCGGGGCCTCGCACATCGGTTTTTGGGACTACATGGTGGGCACCTGCCTGGGCATGCTGCCCGGCGTCATCGCGCTCACCGTCTTTTCCGGCAGCATCGTCCGGGCCTTCATGAATCCCACTTGGTGGCGCATCCTCATTCCGTTGGCCGTGATCGGCGCATTCATCCTGTTCGTGCGCTATCTGCGCAATCGCTACAGCAACGGCGATAGTGGTGAAGAATCCGCCAGAGCCCATGGCGCAAGGCGCGAAGAGCAGGGCCGGTGA